In Spirochaeta thermophila DSM 6578, the following proteins share a genomic window:
- a CDS encoding sodium ion-translocating decarboxylase subunit beta encodes MSLWDGLKELWMTTGLYGFLQPGGWGNFLMILVGLVLLYLAIKKEFEPLLLVPIGFGAILANIPFAEIAAHTELHGVIGEGFMRLEEVKTGLIGFFYDAGVTSGVFPLIIFMGVGAMTDFGPLLANPRTLLLGAAAQFGIFGALLGALVLGKFVPGINFDLYAAGAIGIIGGADGPTSIYVASRLKPELLGAVAVAAYSYMALVPIIQPPVMKLLTTKEERRIKMEQLRHVTKTERIVFPLATLGLCILLLPSATPLLGALMFGNLARECGVVNRLWDTMQNALINIVTIMLGLAVGSKMEADKFLNLETLGVLVLGALAFSLGTAAGVLLAKLMNVLSKKHPVNPLIGAAGVSAVPMAARVANRVGQQENPHNFLLMHAMGPNVAGVIGSAVAAGVLLAVIPVMAGG; translated from the coding sequence ATGTCATTGTGGGATGGACTCAAAGAACTGTGGATGACCACCGGTCTCTACGGATTCCTCCAGCCGGGCGGCTGGGGGAACTTCCTCATGATCCTCGTGGGGCTCGTCCTCCTCTACCTCGCGATAAAGAAGGAGTTCGAACCCCTCCTCCTGGTGCCCATCGGGTTCGGCGCCATCCTGGCGAACATCCCGTTCGCCGAGATCGCGGCCCACACCGAGCTCCACGGAGTGATCGGTGAAGGGTTCATGCGCCTCGAAGAGGTGAAGACCGGGCTCATCGGCTTCTTCTACGACGCGGGTGTCACGAGCGGGGTCTTCCCCCTCATCATCTTCATGGGGGTGGGGGCCATGACCGACTTCGGGCCGCTCCTCGCCAATCCCCGCACCCTGCTCCTGGGCGCCGCGGCCCAGTTCGGGATCTTCGGGGCCCTCCTCGGTGCCCTCGTGCTCGGCAAGTTCGTGCCGGGTATCAACTTCGACCTCTATGCCGCGGGCGCCATCGGCATCATCGGAGGGGCCGACGGGCCCACCTCCATCTACGTGGCTTCCCGGCTCAAGCCCGAACTCCTCGGAGCCGTGGCCGTGGCGGCCTACTCCTACATGGCCCTCGTGCCCATCATCCAGCCGCCCGTCATGAAGCTCCTCACCACCAAGGAGGAGCGCCGCATCAAGATGGAGCAGCTCCGCCACGTCACCAAGACCGAGCGCATCGTCTTCCCGCTCGCCACGCTGGGCCTGTGCATCCTCCTCCTGCCCAGTGCCACCCCGCTCCTCGGCGCCCTCATGTTCGGCAACCTCGCACGTGAGTGCGGAGTGGTGAATCGGCTCTGGGACACCATGCAGAACGCCCTCATCAACATCGTCACCATCATGCTGGGCCTCGCCGTGGGTTCGAAGATGGAGGCCGACAAGTTCCTCAACCTCGAGACCCTGGGCGTGCTCGTCCTGGGTGCATTGGCCTTCTCGCTCGGCACCGCGGCCGGCGTGCTCCTGGCCAAGCTCATGAACGTCCTCTCAAAGAAGCACCCCGTCAACCCCCTCATCGGGGCTGCCGGGGTCTCCGCCGTGCCCATGGCGGCCCGCGTGGCCAACAGGGTGGGCCAGCAGGAGAACCCGCACAACTTCCTCCTCATGCACGCCATGGGGCCGAACGTGGCAGGGGTGATAGGCTCCGCCGTGGCGGCCGGCGTGCTCCTCGCCGTCATCCCGGTGATGGCCGGCGGCTGA
- a CDS encoding PilZ domain-containing protein, whose product MADGRERRRFPRVPAELKVGYELAHWKEDDPAAVHHPVYVRTRDVSLGGVGLADVIYIDRHAFHQLLTGKRKVRLEIHLPGREEPLYCFARLVWGHEPEGDVVKRAGFAFIDVSPLFFHELSSFIEAHLSGKASHGGRQASGG is encoded by the coding sequence GTGGCCGACGGGAGAGAACGCCGGAGATTCCCCAGGGTGCCTGCCGAGTTGAAGGTGGGATACGAACTCGCACACTGGAAGGAAGACGACCCCGCCGCTGTGCACCATCCCGTCTACGTGCGGACGCGGGACGTCAGCCTGGGCGGGGTGGGGCTCGCGGACGTAATCTACATCGACAGACACGCGTTCCATCAGCTCCTCACCGGCAAGAGGAAGGTGCGGCTCGAGATACACCTGCCGGGAAGGGAGGAGCCTCTCTACTGTTTCGCCCGCCTCGTCTGGGGCCACGAGCCCGAGGGCGACGTGGTGAAACGGGCGGGTTTCGCCTTCATCGACGTCTCTCCTCTCTTCTTCCACGAGCTTTCCTCTTTCATTGAGGCGCATCTCTCGGGAAAGGCTTCCCACGGGGGCCGGCAGGCCTCCGGGGGGTGA
- a CDS encoding ISNCY family transposase, whose amino-acid sequence MIEMSLKELKRAEVLGKMESQGLTNEQVAQILGVSKRQVQRWEKRLREGGIAGLRHGNRGKPSGNRKEEEFRQRVVSRYRERYGDFGPTFASEQLAKEGLEVDHETLRRWLLEEGIWARKKRRKPYRSRRKRRACFGELVQFDGSPHDWFEGRRSACCLMVMVDDATGITYARFSEQETSAAAMQLLWGWVEQYGIPMSLYCDLKNGYKTLREPTLEEQLAGKEPKTAFERACDKLGVQIVSAYSPQAKGRVERRNGILQDRLVKELRLAGICTIEEANRYLWETFLPQFNERFAVEAEDSQDVHVRCTKETKLKEIFCFEANRVVQNDYTIYYERQVLQIKNDKGFLPRPKQKVLVRKYLDETISLFHENRELKYERVTPARRTKQRAG is encoded by the coding sequence ATGATCGAGATGAGTCTAAAGGAATTAAAACGAGCGGAAGTGTTGGGGAAGATGGAAAGCCAAGGTCTGACGAACGAGCAGGTAGCGCAGATCTTAGGGGTGAGCAAACGGCAGGTGCAGCGGTGGGAGAAGAGGCTCCGGGAAGGGGGGATCGCGGGATTGCGGCATGGGAACCGAGGCAAACCGTCGGGGAATCGGAAGGAGGAGGAGTTTCGGCAGAGGGTGGTGAGTAGGTATCGGGAGAGGTACGGGGATTTTGGGCCGACGTTTGCGAGCGAGCAGTTGGCGAAGGAAGGTCTTGAGGTGGATCACGAGACGCTACGCAGGTGGCTGCTGGAGGAAGGAATCTGGGCGAGGAAGAAGAGGAGGAAGCCGTACCGAAGCCGGAGGAAACGGCGGGCCTGTTTTGGGGAGCTGGTTCAGTTTGACGGGTCCCCGCATGATTGGTTTGAAGGACGGCGCAGTGCCTGTTGCTTGATGGTGATGGTGGATGATGCGACGGGGATCACGTATGCGCGGTTCAGTGAACAGGAGACGAGCGCTGCGGCGATGCAGCTGCTGTGGGGCTGGGTGGAGCAGTATGGGATCCCGATGAGTCTGTACTGTGACTTGAAAAACGGCTACAAGACGCTGCGGGAACCGACGCTGGAGGAACAGTTGGCGGGCAAAGAGCCGAAAACCGCATTCGAGCGGGCGTGCGACAAACTGGGGGTACAGATCGTGAGTGCGTATTCGCCGCAAGCGAAAGGGCGGGTGGAACGGCGGAACGGGATTCTGCAGGATCGGTTGGTGAAGGAACTGCGTCTTGCGGGGATTTGTACGATCGAGGAGGCGAACCGGTACTTGTGGGAGACGTTCCTGCCTCAGTTCAACGAACGCTTTGCGGTAGAAGCGGAAGACTCGCAGGACGTGCATGTGCGATGTACCAAAGAAACGAAGCTGAAAGAGATCTTTTGCTTTGAAGCGAATCGAGTCGTACAAAACGATTACACAATCTACTATGAGAGGCAGGTGCTGCAGATCAAGAACGACAAAGGCTTCCTTCCTCGGCCGAAACAGAAGGTCCTGGTTCGAAAATACCTGGATGAAACGATCTCCCTGTTCCATGAGAATAGGGAGTTGAAGTATGAGCGGGTAACTCCTGCACGGCGCACCAAACAGCGGGCAGGATGA
- a CDS encoding biotin/lipoyl-containing protein, producing MKKRVHFMITAFRDGFQSVYGARVLTKDFLPAFEAAVQAGLTHFEIGGGARFQSLYFYCNEDAFQMMKTLREVAGPDVDLQTLARGVNVVGLDSQPRDIIKLHAKLFKKYGVSTIRNFDALNDVNNLIDSGRAIAEAGLRHEVVVTMMELPPGCEGAHTPEFYIDTLRQILDAGIPFDSVCFKDASGTSVPKKVHETIKGARKLLGDDVHLVFHSHETAGVSIAQYMAALEAGADQIDLSLAPVSGGTCQPDVLTMWHALRGTEFDLGIDPYKIMEVEEVFKECMADYFKPPEALAVEPRIPFSPMPGGALTANTQMLRDNGLMDKYPDIIKNMEEVVRRGGFATSVTPVSQFYFQQAFNNTLFGPWTKIAEGYGKMVLGYFGKTPVPPDPEIVKIAQEQLGLEPTTDKVVDINDRDPNKGIEAAKKMLQEAGLPVTEENIFIAATCKDKGVMFLKGEAKVNVRKIDRSKEGKEEKTASGAKVYAVTLGGKSYKVKVDGSTAVVNGRTYTVEVKEAEDAPASSGAPSGERAQVTAPLPGLVLRIPVQEGDHVEDGQEIIVLEAMKMENPIYAPKTGTVAAILVKQGDHVKAGDVLVEIE from the coding sequence ATGAAGAAACGAGTCCACTTCATGATCACCGCGTTCCGTGACGGGTTCCAGTCCGTGTACGGCGCGCGTGTGCTCACCAAAGACTTCCTCCCCGCTTTCGAGGCCGCGGTACAGGCCGGCCTCACCCACTTCGAGATAGGGGGAGGCGCTCGCTTCCAGTCCCTCTACTTCTACTGCAACGAGGACGCCTTCCAGATGATGAAGACCCTCCGCGAGGTCGCAGGCCCCGATGTGGACCTCCAGACCCTCGCGAGGGGCGTGAACGTGGTGGGGCTCGATTCCCAGCCGCGCGATATCATCAAGCTCCACGCCAAGCTCTTCAAGAAGTACGGCGTGAGCACCATACGGAACTTCGATGCCCTCAACGACGTGAACAACCTCATCGACTCCGGAAGAGCCATCGCCGAAGCGGGGCTGCGGCACGAGGTGGTGGTCACCATGATGGAACTTCCCCCGGGATGCGAGGGCGCCCACACACCCGAGTTCTACATCGACACCCTCAGGCAGATCCTGGACGCAGGCATCCCCTTCGATTCCGTGTGTTTCAAGGACGCATCGGGCACCTCGGTGCCGAAGAAGGTCCATGAGACCATCAAGGGCGCGCGCAAACTCCTGGGCGACGACGTACACCTCGTGTTCCACTCCCACGAGACCGCAGGAGTGAGCATCGCCCAGTACATGGCGGCCCTCGAGGCGGGAGCCGACCAGATCGACCTCTCGCTCGCCCCGGTCTCCGGTGGCACCTGTCAGCCCGACGTGCTCACCATGTGGCACGCACTCCGGGGTACCGAGTTCGATCTGGGGATCGATCCCTACAAGATCATGGAGGTCGAAGAGGTCTTCAAGGAGTGCATGGCCGACTACTTCAAGCCGCCCGAGGCCCTCGCAGTGGAACCCCGGATTCCCTTCTCCCCCATGCCCGGTGGGGCCCTCACGGCCAACACCCAGATGCTCCGCGACAACGGCCTCATGGACAAGTACCCCGACATCATAAAGAACATGGAGGAAGTGGTCCGGAGGGGAGGGTTCGCCACCTCGGTGACACCAGTCTCCCAGTTCTACTTCCAGCAGGCCTTCAACAACACCCTCTTCGGGCCCTGGACGAAGATCGCCGAGGGCTACGGGAAGATGGTCCTCGGCTACTTCGGTAAGACCCCGGTACCGCCCGATCCCGAGATCGTGAAGATCGCCCAGGAACAGCTCGGCCTCGAACCCACCACCGACAAGGTGGTCGACATCAACGACCGGGACCCCAACAAGGGGATCGAGGCCGCCAAGAAGATGCTCCAGGAGGCGGGGCTGCCCGTCACCGAGGAGAACATCTTCATCGCCGCCACGTGTAAGGACAAGGGGGTCATGTTCCTCAAGGGCGAGGCCAAGGTGAACGTGAGGAAGATCGACCGGAGCAAGGAAGGAAAAGAGGAGAAGACCGCCTCGGGAGCCAAGGTCTATGCCGTGACACTCGGGGGAAAGAGCTACAAGGTGAAGGTCGACGGTTCCACGGCCGTGGTCAACGGCAGGACCTACACCGTAGAGGTGAAGGAGGCGGAGGACGCTCCGGCCTCCTCCGGCGCTCCCTCGGGTGAACGCGCTCAGGTCACCGCACCCCTCCCGGGCCTGGTGCTTCGGATCCCCGTGCAGGAGGGGGATCATGTCGAGGACGGTCAGGAGATCATCGTCCTCGAGGCCATGAAGATGGAGAACCCCATCTACGCCCCCAAAACGGGCACCGTGGCCGCCATCCTGGTGAAACAGGGCGATCACGTCAAGGCCGGCGACGTCCTCGTAGAGATAGAGTAG
- a CDS encoding phosphoenolpyruvate carboxykinase (GTP), protein MLELKKGLDILSEVGGVKTLSEAEAIFKKNLDAQNLAKLERIKNEEARLKIANAIAMCEPDYVFIDTGSQEDVDTIRKWSLEWGEEEPLALPRHTVHFDLPQDQARLVKQTFYIVNEGEKTSALARSIPRQEALEYVQKYMKGIMKGMTMMIGFFDRGPVGAQAAIPAIEISSSSYVLHSAELLYRNCYEQFDAEVARKGIFFTNVHSQGPNRPEDVPNARIFMDRSWFTTFSTFCTYAGNTLLLKKGNHRFAVDYSTYYKVEEELSEHMFITGVKGPGGRVTYFAGAAPSGCGKTTTAMAGDEFIGDDLAQMWIEKDGTLRAVNPEKGIFGIVEDVNWEGDPHLMKVLRHEGAEVIWSNVLIDEHKKPFWTGCGEELPERGRNFQGEWWKGKTDENGKPVPPSHPNARVTLLCEAIENHNTKLAEDPSGVPVKVITYSGRDSDTMPPIWVARTPDEGVVIGASIVSAATATEIGVTGVRRQPWANEPFIPGPLGDYMEAQFRFFNSKKFSEKGRPIIAGLNYFLTHEARGGKGKGLLGEKRDVKVWLGWLELFANGDVEAIETPIGYIPKYEDLKKLFKERIDKEYPYELYEMHFSLYIDNILARINLQREAYGKDQGIPKRLFEVYDEQEKALLALKEKFGPVVKPEQLAQG, encoded by the coding sequence ATGTTAGAGCTCAAGAAAGGTCTCGATATCCTCTCCGAGGTGGGTGGGGTGAAGACCCTCTCCGAGGCGGAGGCGATCTTCAAGAAGAACCTCGATGCCCAGAACCTCGCGAAGCTCGAGAGGATAAAGAACGAAGAAGCGCGCCTCAAGATCGCCAATGCGATCGCCATGTGCGAGCCGGACTATGTCTTCATAGATACCGGCTCCCAGGAGGACGTGGATACCATCCGGAAGTGGTCGCTCGAATGGGGAGAGGAGGAGCCGTTGGCCCTCCCGAGGCACACGGTGCACTTCGATCTCCCCCAGGACCAGGCGCGTCTGGTGAAGCAGACCTTCTACATCGTGAACGAGGGTGAGAAGACGAGCGCCCTCGCCCGTTCCATCCCCCGACAGGAGGCCCTCGAGTACGTGCAGAAGTACATGAAGGGCATCATGAAGGGGATGACCATGATGATCGGGTTCTTCGACAGGGGCCCGGTTGGGGCACAGGCCGCCATTCCGGCCATCGAGATCTCGAGCTCGTCCTACGTTCTCCACTCGGCGGAACTCCTCTACCGGAACTGCTACGAGCAGTTCGACGCAGAGGTGGCGCGGAAGGGGATCTTCTTCACCAATGTCCACTCGCAGGGACCCAACAGGCCTGAGGACGTTCCCAATGCGCGCATCTTCATGGACAGGAGCTGGTTCACGACCTTCTCCACGTTCTGTACGTATGCGGGGAACACCCTGCTCCTCAAGAAAGGCAACCACCGGTTCGCGGTGGACTACTCCACCTACTACAAGGTCGAGGAGGAGCTCTCCGAGCACATGTTTATCACCGGGGTGAAGGGGCCTGGCGGCAGGGTGACCTACTTCGCGGGTGCCGCGCCCTCCGGCTGCGGCAAGACCACCACGGCCATGGCCGGCGACGAGTTCATCGGGGACGACCTCGCCCAGATGTGGATCGAGAAGGACGGGACGCTCCGCGCGGTGAACCCCGAGAAGGGGATCTTCGGCATCGTCGAGGACGTGAACTGGGAAGGTGATCCGCACCTCATGAAGGTCCTTCGGCATGAGGGGGCTGAGGTGATCTGGTCGAACGTGCTCATCGACGAGCACAAGAAGCCCTTCTGGACGGGGTGCGGGGAGGAGCTTCCCGAGCGCGGCCGCAACTTCCAGGGCGAGTGGTGGAAGGGGAAGACCGACGAGAACGGGAAGCCCGTTCCGCCTTCGCATCCCAATGCCCGCGTGACCCTCCTCTGTGAGGCCATCGAGAACCACAACACGAAACTCGCCGAGGATCCCTCCGGGGTTCCCGTCAAGGTGATCACCTACTCCGGCCGTGACAGCGACACCATGCCCCCCATCTGGGTCGCCCGCACGCCCGACGAGGGAGTGGTGATCGGCGCGTCCATCGTCTCGGCCGCCACGGCCACCGAGATCGGCGTGACCGGCGTGCGGAGACAGCCGTGGGCCAACGAGCCGTTCATCCCCGGACCCCTCGGCGATTACATGGAGGCCCAGTTCCGCTTCTTCAACTCCAAGAAGTTCTCGGAGAAGGGAAGGCCGATCATCGCGGGGCTCAACTACTTCCTCACCCACGAGGCGAGGGGCGGCAAAGGCAAGGGCCTCCTCGGCGAGAAGCGTGACGTGAAGGTATGGCTCGGTTGGCTCGAGCTCTTCGCCAACGGGGACGTGGAGGCCATCGAGACGCCCATAGGGTATATCCCGAAGTACGAGGACCTCAAGAAGCTCTTCAAGGAGAGAATCGACAAGGAATACCCCTACGAGCTCTACGAGATGCACTTCTCCCTCTACATCGACAACATCCTGGCCCGGATCAACCTCCAGCGGGAGGCGTACGGCAAGGATCAGGGTATCCCCAAGAGACTCTTCGAGGTCTACGACGAACAGGAGAAGGCGCTTCTCGCCCTCAAGGAGAAGTTCGGTCCTGTCGTGAAGCCCGAGCAGCTCGCTCAGGGCTGA
- a CDS encoding IS256 family transposase, whose translation MKRGNTRTLIDTQYTLSDLMKQVEAQLREEVRHTYKTYLEHLLETLREEAVGRPRYARGEAEKAPYYRYGYRKWKSVQTPWGPIEEVRVPRIRTGGGKEVKLVAYEQRLVALAEQLLLGYVRGMSARTWAILLRELGIGEAHPQTLLRLIKRLREEKEQWRRRSLRGVKALVLDGVWAKRRGRGQKKLVVLSAVGVREDGSHELLDWVVAEQEDRASYERLLTKLYERGLEEVELVVADEAEGIWQAVETVYPEAKKQVCLWHLQCTLEQKLLQDMGDQKGKKAHLQEERRAFRTEYWRLFEAGGKEEAEEAFEAFVKKWATKAPRMTAALLWRKERLFSYLELPYEWKEKVRTSNLAENMFRHMRSFLRRYPGYMSRAHADEVVGLYVVGMQVIQEVGRCTPYQLQLNFNTPP comes from the coding sequence ATGAAGCGTGGTAACACACGCACACTGATTGATACACAGTATACCCTCTCTGATCTGATGAAGCAAGTGGAGGCCCAACTCCGGGAGGAGGTGCGCCACACCTACAAGACGTACCTGGAGCACCTCCTTGAGACGCTGAGAGAGGAGGCAGTGGGACGACCACGATATGCACGAGGGGAGGCTGAGAAGGCACCGTACTACCGGTACGGCTACAGAAAGTGGAAGAGCGTGCAGACCCCCTGGGGGCCGATCGAGGAGGTACGCGTGCCCCGCATTCGCACCGGCGGGGGGAAGGAGGTAAAGCTGGTCGCCTATGAGCAGAGGCTCGTGGCCCTCGCTGAGCAGCTCCTCCTTGGGTATGTGAGAGGGATGAGCGCGCGGACGTGGGCCATTCTGTTACGGGAGCTGGGGATAGGAGAGGCTCACCCGCAGACACTCCTGCGGCTCATAAAGCGTCTTCGTGAGGAGAAGGAGCAGTGGCGGAGGAGGTCCCTTAGAGGAGTGAAGGCCCTTGTGCTGGATGGAGTGTGGGCAAAGAGGCGTGGGAGGGGTCAGAAGAAGCTGGTTGTCCTGAGTGCCGTGGGGGTGAGGGAGGACGGATCTCATGAGCTCCTCGACTGGGTGGTTGCGGAGCAGGAGGACCGGGCGAGCTACGAGCGACTCCTTACCAAACTCTATGAGCGAGGGCTTGAGGAGGTGGAGCTGGTGGTGGCCGATGAGGCAGAGGGGATCTGGCAGGCGGTGGAGACCGTGTATCCTGAGGCGAAGAAGCAGGTATGCCTCTGGCACCTGCAATGCACCCTTGAGCAGAAGCTTCTGCAGGATATGGGGGACCAGAAGGGGAAGAAGGCTCACCTCCAGGAGGAGAGGCGAGCCTTTCGGACTGAGTACTGGAGGCTCTTTGAGGCAGGAGGGAAGGAGGAGGCAGAGGAAGCGTTCGAGGCATTCGTGAAGAAGTGGGCGACGAAGGCCCCCCGGATGACGGCTGCTCTCCTGTGGCGGAAGGAGCGGCTCTTCTCCTATCTGGAGTTACCCTATGAGTGGAAGGAGAAGGTGAGGACGAGCAACCTTGCGGAGAACATGTTTCGGCACATGAGAAGCTTTCTACGGAGGTATCCTGGGTATATGAGCCGTGCCCATGCAGATGAGGTGGTAGGCCTCTACGTGGTGGGCATGCAGGTGATACAAGAGGTGGGGAGATGCACCCCTTATCAACTCCAGCTCAATTTCAACACTCCCCCTTGA
- a CDS encoding J domain-containing protein — MIREEEERLIRKVLTTGRYTLSELKTLYRILSKVTHPDMTGGDGERFIRLREVYEAALRRKDLGRRGPLFLEDRTPEEVVRECGYTGEISPRLGLYLSLYRYLTLGLHSYRIRHNPALHERNERVLRAIRHWATVYDPSFLSTFEALMEEYLPGITTMKHLRWYLWGRKSFFTALRLFLKYQETGRASTGRAARDRSLWVITMGGRIPSLDPYVRMSRWLLDELAKPPLQFGSEGPHM, encoded by the coding sequence ATGATCCGGGAAGAGGAGGAGAGGCTCATACGCAAGGTCCTCACGACCGGGCGATACACCCTCTCAGAACTCAAGACCCTCTACCGCATCCTCTCCAAGGTCACACATCCCGACATGACAGGGGGAGACGGGGAGCGATTCATCCGGCTCAGGGAAGTCTACGAAGCGGCTCTGAGGCGCAAGGACCTGGGGAGAAGGGGCCCGCTCTTCCTCGAAGACCGCACCCCTGAAGAGGTGGTGAGGGAGTGCGGCTACACCGGCGAGATCAGCCCCCGGCTCGGGCTCTACCTGTCTCTCTACCGGTACCTCACCTTGGGCCTCCACTCCTACAGGATACGCCACAACCCCGCTCTTCATGAGCGAAACGAACGGGTCCTCAGGGCCATACGTCACTGGGCGACCGTCTACGACCCCTCGTTCCTCTCGACCTTCGAGGCCTTGATGGAGGAGTACCTTCCAGGTATCACCACCATGAAGCACCTTCGTTGGTATCTCTGGGGAAGGAAGAGCTTCTTCACCGCACTCCGGCTCTTCCTCAAGTACCAGGAGACGGGGAGGGCCTCCACCGGGAGAGCGGCGCGCGACCGGAGCCTCTGGGTGATCACCATGGGCGGGCGCATCCCCAGCCTCGACCCCTATGTCCGCATGAGCAGGTGGCTCTTGGACGAACTGGCGAAACCCCCTCTCCAGTTCGGGAGTGAAGGGCCTCACATGTGA
- a CDS encoding MFS transporter has translation MMQRGLSRTTKLGYGVCDLGGNLFFTMVGFFLLYYLTDVVKLSPALAGTALLIGKAWDAISDPIVGYLSDRTVSPLGRRRPYMLYGALFLFVFMIIMFFPMRFSNDFLSFLWYSVLFCVLSTAYTMVNIPYSALAPELTVDYHERTVLNAYRNVFAILGTFSGALLVLPLVGLFSDYRVGWPFMGGVLGLIMLLSAFVTVFTVRESPPRQRPPQVQILRAYVGVLSLRSFRLALATWTLHIMGVTIIQSALVYYFTYLVGDTSAFQITLFALLLTALIAVPFWVWVSKRAGKRFAWNAGMLVFAGAVLAFVFLGRSLGLPAAYVFIVLGGFGFSTQYVIPYAVLPDIVEYDYAKNGIRREGLFYGMWTFMSKVGQALALALSGWILSLFHYVPPSAEGVPQVQPPEALFGISLLVGPLPAVLFVVGVLVFLFYPITREFYEKILKMVEERSPSHM, from the coding sequence ATGATGCAGCGGGGACTTTCACGGACGACGAAACTGGGGTACGGGGTCTGCGATCTTGGCGGCAATCTCTTCTTCACCATGGTGGGGTTCTTCCTCCTCTACTATCTCACCGATGTGGTGAAGCTTTCCCCGGCCCTCGCAGGTACGGCTCTCCTCATAGGGAAGGCCTGGGATGCGATCTCCGATCCCATAGTGGGCTACCTCTCGGACAGGACGGTCTCTCCCCTGGGACGCCGCAGGCCCTACATGCTCTACGGCGCCCTCTTCCTCTTCGTCTTCATGATCATCATGTTCTTCCCCATGCGTTTCTCGAACGACTTCCTCTCTTTCCTGTGGTACAGCGTGCTCTTCTGTGTGCTCAGCACGGCGTACACCATGGTGAACATCCCCTACAGCGCCCTCGCCCCGGAGCTCACCGTGGACTACCATGAACGTACCGTGCTCAATGCCTACCGGAACGTTTTCGCCATCCTGGGTACCTTCTCAGGGGCCCTCCTCGTCCTTCCCCTGGTGGGCCTCTTCTCCGACTACCGGGTGGGCTGGCCGTTCATGGGTGGGGTGTTGGGTCTCATCATGCTCCTCTCGGCGTTCGTGACGGTCTTCACGGTGAGGGAGTCCCCTCCCCGTCAGAGACCGCCCCAGGTGCAGATCCTGCGTGCCTATGTGGGGGTCCTCTCCTTACGGAGTTTTCGCCTCGCCCTCGCCACATGGACACTACACATTATGGGGGTGACCATCATCCAGAGCGCTCTCGTGTACTACTTCACCTATCTCGTGGGGGATACTTCGGCCTTTCAGATCACGCTCTTCGCCCTCCTCCTCACGGCCCTCATCGCCGTGCCCTTCTGGGTGTGGGTGTCGAAGCGGGCCGGCAAGCGGTTCGCCTGGAACGCCGGGATGCTCGTCTTCGCAGGTGCGGTCCTCGCATTCGTGTTTCTGGGAAGGAGCCTGGGGCTCCCCGCCGCGTACGTCTTCATCGTGCTCGGAGGTTTCGGGTTCTCCACGCAGTACGTGATCCCGTACGCCGTGCTCCCCGACATCGTGGAGTACGACTACGCCAAGAACGGCATCCGGCGGGAGGGGCTCTTCTACGGCATGTGGACATTCATGAGCAAGGTGGGACAGGCGCTCGCCCTCGCCCTCTCGGGGTGGATCCTCTCGCTCTTCCACTACGTGCCGCCTTCCGCCGAGGGCGTGCCCCAGGTCCAGCCGCCCGAGGCCCTTTTCGGGATCTCGCTCCTTGTGGGCCCCCTCCCCGCGGTCCTCTTCGTGGTCGGGGTGCTCGTCTTCCTCTTCTACCCCATCACGAGGGAGTTCTACGAGAAGATCCTCAAGATGGTGGAGGAGCGCAGTCCCTCTCACATGTGA
- the metF gene encoding methylenetetrahydrofolate reductase [NAD(P)H], with translation MVRDLFRQGRTLFSFEFFPPKTSSGWESLFATVRELALLEPDFMSVTYGAGGSSREKTHELVVRIRQELGVEAVAHLTCVGSTEEEIVRILEAYDREGIHNILALRGDIPPSLAHHPNPFGVFPHAVDLVRFIKARFPHMCVGAAAFPEGHPETPNRLKEMEHLKHKVDAGVDFLVTQLFFDNRDYYDFCERCELAGIRVPVIAGIMPITTRKNMERMAELAAGMHYPARLLRALSRVTDDEGFFHVGVHWAAEQIRDLLDHRVPGIHVYTLNTSRAVKAICETLGIRHLPQLG, from the coding sequence ATGGTAAGAGACCTGTTTCGACAAGGACGAACCCTCTTCAGCTTCGAGTTCTTTCCCCCAAAAACATCCTCGGGATGGGAGAGCCTGTTCGCCACGGTGAGGGAGCTCGCCCTCCTCGAACCGGACTTCATGAGCGTGACCTACGGGGCGGGCGGCTCCAGCCGGGAGAAGACGCACGAACTCGTGGTGCGCATCCGCCAAGAACTGGGAGTGGAGGCGGTGGCCCACCTCACCTGCGTCGGGAGCACGGAGGAGGAGATCGTCCGCATCCTCGAGGCCTACGACCGTGAGGGGATCCACAACATCCTCGCCCTGCGGGGTGACATTCCCCCTTCGCTCGCACATCACCCGAATCCATTCGGCGTCTTTCCCCACGCCGTCGACCTCGTACGGTTCATAAAGGCCCGCTTTCCCCACATGTGCGTGGGCGCGGCCGCCTTCCCCGAGGGGCATCCCGAGACGCCCAACCGCCTCAAAGAGATGGAGCACCTCAAACACAAGGTGGACGCCGGGGTGGACTTCCTCGTCACTCAGCTGTTCTTCGACAACAGGGACTACTACGACTTCTGCGAACGTTGCGAGCTCGCGGGGATCAGGGTGCCGGTGATAGCCGGGATCATGCCCATCACCACGCGTAAGAACATGGAGCGCATGGCCGAACTCGCGGCGGGCATGCACTATCCGGCACGACTCCTCAGGGCCCTCTCCAGGGTGACCGACGACGAGGGCTTCTTCCACGTGGGGGTCCACTGGGCCGCCGAACAGATCCGCGACCTCCTTGACCACCGGGTCCCCGGCATACACGTCTATACCCTCAACACCTCGCGTGCGGTGAAGGCCATATGCGAGACCCTGGGGATACGCCACCTCCCCCAACTCGGCTGA